A part of Candidatus Electrothrix aestuarii genomic DNA contains:
- a CDS encoding DUF262 domain-containing protein — translation MNELKNTTESPDVDDEVEIDFPDDTPEENCSDSPESPELLPMEGTFNPNEINIIPKQDSLRNIIARLENNEIDMNTAFQRESDLWDRGKMSRLIESILIRFPLPAFYFDATNDDKWLVVDGLQRLSSIRKFVVDKKLRLSGLEYLNGSNITYDKLPRTYQRRINECPVTLFLIQPGTPEEVRYSLFRRINTGGLILNFQEIRNALASATLRDYLRRMADYPYMKKTIGAKTKRMQDQELVLRFLAFYTMDYLESKKNITVFLDEMMRKMEKMTQEELDSLEKIFCTALKRSWELFGETAFEKITDNSGMIKRKRKNSTLFEVWTVALAHLSEDKMKIIIENRAVLQEKHIQLISNDELYFRTITFSTQKREYYKIRCEKVQGLINEVLNA, via the coding sequence TTGAATGAATTAAAAAATACAACAGAATCTCCTGACGTTGATGATGAAGTTGAAATTGATTTTCCTGATGACACTCCTGAAGAAAATTGTTCTGACAGCCCGGAAAGCCCAGAACTGCTCCCGATGGAGGGTACCTTCAATCCAAATGAAATTAATATCATCCCAAAGCAGGACAGCTTGAGGAATATTATTGCTAGACTTGAAAACAATGAAATAGATATGAATACAGCTTTTCAACGGGAAAGTGACCTTTGGGATAGAGGTAAGATGTCTAGACTTATTGAATCTATACTCATTCGTTTCCCTCTTCCGGCATTCTATTTCGATGCCACCAATGATGATAAATGGCTTGTAGTTGACGGTCTCCAGCGCCTTTCTTCCATTAGGAAGTTTGTTGTTGATAAAAAACTTCGATTAAGTGGATTGGAATATTTAAATGGCTCAAATATAACGTATGACAAATTACCAAGAACTTATCAGCGTCGTATTAATGAGTGTCCTGTCACTCTTTTTTTGATTCAACCAGGTACGCCTGAAGAGGTAAGATACTCATTATTCAGAAGAATAAATACAGGGGGGCTGATTCTTAATTTTCAGGAAATACGTAATGCCTTGGCAAGCGCAACGCTACGTGATTACCTAAGACGGATGGCAGATTACCCTTACATGAAGAAAACAATTGGTGCCAAGACCAAGAGGATGCAGGATCAGGAACTTGTCCTTCGTTTTTTAGCATTTTACACTATGGATTACCTTGAAAGCAAAAAAAATATAACTGTCTTCCTCGACGAAATGATGAGAAAAATGGAAAAAATGACCCAAGAGGAACTAGATAGCCTAGAGAAGATATTTTGTACCGCGCTCAAGCGAAGCTGGGAGCTTTTTGGAGAAACTGCGTTTGAAAAAATAACTGACAATTCTGGTATGATTAAACGTAAGCGCAAAAACTCGACGTTATTTGAGGTATGGACCGTTGCCTTAGCCCATTTATCTGAAGACAAGATGAAGATCATTATTGAAAATAGAGCGGTGCTGCAAGAAAAGCATATTCAGCTTATCTCTAACGATGAACTTTATTTCAGAACTATAACGTTTTCTACTCAAAAAAGGGAGTATTATAAAATTCGTTGTGAAAAGGTACAGGGATTGATTAACGAGGTATTAAATGCTTGA
- a CDS encoding DUF3696 domain-containing protein has protein sequence MLEFIRVQGFKTLLDASFPLTSLNIFTGLNGMGKSTLIQTLLLLRQSYERNTLFDKGLLLKGEYTTLGTGSDILAEQSETNNIQFILTWSAQKPLSLCFAYSSQSDLQPITQPVSFKEGDSPEAISLFNKKFQYLSADRISPKPSYEASTYFIDDLNSLGNHGEYTAHFIAEHGLEPLAATTLHHPSAISSNLLENLDYWMAEISPGLRIHATMQPNTTSVTLGYAFDQGKETTTDFKPQNVGFGITYVLPVITAILRAQPGDMLIIENPESHLHPAGQALVGKLCAIAAKSGVQLFIETHSDHFLNGVRVAVKDKVIEPDDVKFFFLERDKGSSAHASTVISPEIDSNGRMSCWPDGFFDEWDRQLEKLL, from the coding sequence ATGCTTGAGTTCATACGTGTTCAAGGTTTCAAAACCTTGCTTGATGCCAGCTTCCCGTTAACTTCTCTGAATATTTTTACCGGATTAAACGGGATGGGCAAATCAACACTGATACAAACGTTGTTGTTGCTCAGGCAATCTTATGAGCGAAACACCTTGTTTGATAAAGGGCTGTTGTTAAAGGGTGAATACACTACTCTTGGTACTGGAAGCGATATTCTTGCCGAACAGTCAGAAACAAATAATATTCAATTCATTTTAACATGGTCAGCGCAGAAACCGTTATCGCTTTGTTTTGCTTACTCTTCACAGTCTGACCTCCAGCCTATAACACAGCCTGTCTCCTTCAAAGAAGGAGATTCTCCCGAAGCAATAAGTTTATTCAATAAAAAATTTCAGTATTTATCTGCTGACCGAATAAGCCCGAAGCCTTCGTATGAAGCTTCAACCTACTTTATTGATGATTTGAATTCACTCGGGAATCACGGCGAATACACTGCTCATTTTATCGCGGAACACGGGCTAGAGCCTCTTGCTGCAACCACTTTGCACCATCCCAGCGCAATTTCTTCAAATTTATTAGAAAATCTTGATTACTGGATGGCGGAAATTTCCCCAGGTCTACGCATCCATGCGACAATGCAACCTAACACAACTTCCGTGACTCTCGGCTATGCCTTTGACCAAGGCAAAGAAACCACGACTGATTTCAAACCGCAGAATGTCGGTTTCGGCATAACGTATGTTTTGCCGGTTATTACGGCTATTCTCCGCGCCCAACCGGGCGATATGCTGATTATCGAAAACCCGGAATCACATCTCCATCCAGCAGGTCAGGCTTTAGTGGGCAAATTATGCGCAATCGCTGCCAAAAGCGGAGTGCAACTCTTCATCGAAACCCATTCCGACCATTTTCTCAACGGAGTTCGGGTTGCAGTAAAGGATAAGGTCATTGAGCCAGATGACGTAAAATTTTTCTTTCTGGAGCGGGACAAAGGATCTTCCGCCCACGCCTCCACCGTCATCTCACCGGAGATTGACAGCAACGGACGCATGAGCTGTTGGCCGGACGGCTTTTTTGATGAATGGGACCGCCAGTTGGAGAAGCTCTTGTGA
- a CDS encoding DUF86 domain-containing protein — protein sequence MLNGVITRKLEALEETLHELESLGKVTLDTLQSDWLVRRAVERDLQILVEVVIDVCHRLISGAGTAPASSAIEAVRKCVRLGVLSSEEPFRQMVQFRNFIVHHYERVDPEILVGIMSKHLQEFRLFQKEVLRYVSKN from the coding sequence ATGCTGAACGGAGTCATTACCCGCAAACTTGAAGCGCTGGAAGAAACCCTGCACGAACTTGAATCCCTCGGCAAGGTAACGTTGGATACCCTGCAAAGCGATTGGCTTGTTCGTCGGGCCGTGGAACGCGACTTACAAATCCTGGTCGAGGTCGTCATCGATGTCTGCCATCGGCTCATCTCTGGGGCAGGCACGGCACCGGCCTCCAGCGCCATAGAGGCGGTCAGGAAATGTGTCCGGCTGGGAGTTCTCTCTTCCGAAGAGCCTTTTCGCCAGATGGTCCAGTTCAGGAATTTCATTGTCCACCATTATGAACGTGTTGACCCGGAAATCCTCGTCGGCATAATGAGTAAGCATCTCCAAGAGTTCAGGTTATTCCAGAAAGAGGTCCTGCGCTATGTCAGCAAAAATTAA
- a CDS encoding ATP-binding protein produces MNEQPNPSWKPEEPRGVQPFALVKYFSFTSLSVILVASFALTWIFSDNARDTMLSRSESYSRMFAENLNRQVFHSFVIPTFIRFGRIALSDPVQFESLDQMVINITKGMMIEAVTIFDSRENIVSYSTDAALVGKKNIGGFEYKKALNGESTSVLVSNGSMLNLLPGAPPMYCTLKTYVPFRQERLPGARDGEIMGVILVVKDLSEDLEAVVSLQLKVMLLSLGVMGILFAVLSAIVIRANRIMQARAAERQELEKQLHEAQRLAVLGKMIASVSHEIKNPLGIVRSTAEILGKRLAKLAPGNEHLSKIIVDETTRLDGIVREFLDFARPKTPTKALGSLNTLVQRLALFMNVEFSDKQIEFIEELDPELPECPLDGDQLYQVLLNIVFNAIHAMPEGGKLTVRTSTSEENVSLEITDTGSGMPPEKLEQIFIPFFTDKNRGTGLGLAITKNIVEQHKGEITVQSEEGVGTTFTVVLPKE; encoded by the coding sequence ATGAACGAACAACCTAATCCGTCCTGGAAACCAGAAGAGCCCCGAGGGGTGCAGCCCTTTGCCCTGGTGAAGTATTTTTCCTTCACCTCACTTTCTGTTATTCTGGTGGCTTCCTTTGCTCTCACCTGGATTTTTTCCGATAATGCCCGCGACACCATGCTGTCTCGAAGCGAGAGCTATTCCCGTATGTTTGCGGAAAACCTGAATCGCCAGGTCTTCCATAGCTTTGTTATCCCAACCTTTATTCGTTTCGGCCGTATCGCCCTTTCCGATCCGGTGCAGTTCGAATCACTGGATCAGATGGTGATCAATATCACCAAAGGCATGATGATCGAGGCGGTAACCATCTTTGATTCAAGGGAAAATATTGTTTCCTATTCCACAGATGCAGCCCTGGTGGGGAAAAAGAACATCGGTGGGTTTGAGTATAAAAAGGCCCTGAACGGAGAAAGTACCTCAGTGCTGGTTTCCAACGGCTCTATGCTCAATCTCCTGCCCGGCGCGCCTCCCATGTACTGCACCCTGAAAACCTATGTCCCCTTTCGTCAGGAAAGACTGCCTGGGGCTCGGGACGGTGAGATTATGGGGGTTATTCTGGTGGTCAAGGATCTGTCCGAGGATCTGGAGGCAGTGGTCTCCTTGCAGCTCAAAGTCATGCTGCTCTCCCTGGGCGTCATGGGCATTCTGTTCGCGGTCTTAAGCGCCATCGTGATTCGAGCCAATAGAATTATGCAGGCTCGGGCCGCAGAACGGCAGGAGCTGGAAAAACAGCTCCATGAGGCCCAACGACTGGCGGTGCTGGGAAAAATGATCGCCTCGGTCTCCCATGAGATCAAAAACCCCCTGGGCATTGTTCGCTCCACAGCGGAAATCCTCGGCAAGCGTCTAGCCAAGCTGGCACCAGGAAACGAGCATCTCTCCAAGATTATTGTCGATGAAACCACTCGCCTGGACGGTATTGTCCGGGAGTTTCTGGATTTTGCCCGCCCCAAAACCCCGACCAAGGCCCTTGGCTCCTTAAACACCTTGGTGCAACGCTTGGCTCTATTCATGAACGTGGAGTTCAGCGATAAACAGATCGAGTTTATTGAGGAACTGGATCCTGAATTACCCGAGTGCCCACTTGATGGCGACCAGCTCTATCAGGTCCTGCTGAATATCGTCTTTAATGCCATCCATGCCATGCCCGAGGGCGGTAAACTGACGGTTCGCACCTCTACCAGCGAGGAAAATGTCTCCTTGGAGATCACCGATACCGGTTCCGGTATGCCTCCAGAAAAACTGGAACAGATCTTCATCCCCTTCTTTACCGATAAAAACCGGGGAACCGGTCTAGGACTCGCCATCACCAAGAATATCGTGGAGCAGCATAAGGGTGAGATAACGGTGCAGAGTGAGGAGGGAGTTGGCACGACCTTTACGGTGGTTTTGCCGAAAGAGTGA
- a CDS encoding nucleotidyltransferase domain-containing protein, with protein sequence MSAKIKVDLSRTEKVWQDYSGLVAVWSFGSAQDGKIAFGSDLDIALLFAEAPEFETLCNIRADLQEMLELEEIDLMNLNTASVVSAMEAISGTPLFCRDLGKRAEFASLISRQYEDDMAQLRRHYSESTQ encoded by the coding sequence ATGTCAGCAAAAATTAAGGTCGATCTCAGCAGGACAGAAAAAGTTTGGCAAGACTATTCCGGCCTGGTGGCTGTCTGGAGTTTTGGTTCGGCCCAGGACGGTAAGATAGCATTCGGTAGCGACCTAGACATCGCCTTACTCTTTGCTGAAGCACCGGAGTTTGAAACGCTGTGCAATATCAGAGCGGATCTCCAGGAAATGCTAGAGCTGGAAGAGATTGATCTGATGAATCTCAACACAGCCAGCGTAGTCAGCGCAATGGAGGCCATCTCCGGCACACCGCTTTTCTGCCGCGACCTCGGAAAACGAGCAGAGTTCGCCTCCCTGATCTCACGTCAGTACGAGGATGATATGGCTCAGCTCAGACGACATTATTCGGAAAGCACGCAATAA
- a CDS encoding chloride channel protein, whose amino-acid sequence MIRLTQSILLRCKGLLTEQLQHLRMTEHTFMVIVAVIIGLLGGFGAIFFRFAIRFFEAVFFGSWEYSLDYALQLPWYVKLLAPAAGGLIVGPIVFYFAREARGHGVPEVMESIVLRGGAIRPRVMIAKVFASAVSIGSGGSVGREGPIVQIGSAIGSSLGQALKVTGSRLRTFVACGTAAGIAATFNAPIAGALFAMEVILSDFGISQFSPIVVSSVTATVVSRHFIGDFSAFILPSYELVSVFEMIPYFILGILSAFVALGFISILYKTEDLFETLRIPPLLKPILGGLIIGAIGIFFPHIFGVGYDTISLALNGEMLGFFMLFLVGLKIIATSITIGSGGSGGVFAPSLFLGANLGGFVGSIVHSLAPSLTASPGAYALVGMGAVASGAMHAPITSILIIFELTNDYRIILPLMIACIISVLTTTRLKKDSIYTLKLSRRGINLFQGQEVNVLRSLQVSKVMKTNFVQIAPDTSLRELMDLTVSSPHSNFFVVNGQGQLIGIISIHDVRRLIYEYDALAGLVLAYDLMKPIQQYFTQTDTLDIVIKALGQINIDEFPVVKNEKDLQLLGTVAKEDVIGAYNQEMLKRDMITSVSRSLSSTGKFKQIELTDGQILCELEVPGAFIGKTLQELNLRSRFGTEVIMIKQNFNTEVKEKQHIMVPRPDYHFAFGDSILVMASQENVKKLRESR is encoded by the coding sequence ATGATCAGACTCACACAATCCATCCTGCTGCGCTGCAAAGGACTGCTCACTGAACAGCTGCAACACCTGCGCATGACGGAACATACCTTCATGGTTATTGTCGCCGTTATCATCGGGCTGCTAGGCGGATTCGGCGCGATCTTTTTTCGCTTCGCCATTCGCTTCTTTGAAGCCGTCTTTTTCGGGAGCTGGGAATACTCACTGGACTACGCCTTACAACTGCCTTGGTATGTCAAACTCCTCGCACCGGCAGCAGGCGGTCTGATCGTTGGCCCCATTGTTTTTTACTTTGCCCGTGAGGCAAGAGGACACGGCGTTCCCGAGGTCATGGAGTCCATTGTCCTGCGAGGCGGCGCTATTCGTCCTCGTGTCATGATTGCCAAGGTGTTCGCCTCTGCAGTTTCCATCGGCTCCGGGGGCTCGGTAGGGCGGGAAGGTCCTATTGTCCAGATCGGTTCAGCCATCGGCTCTTCCCTGGGACAGGCTCTCAAGGTCACAGGCTCGCGCTTGCGAACTTTTGTGGCCTGCGGTACCGCAGCAGGGATCGCGGCGACCTTTAACGCGCCTATTGCCGGGGCCCTGTTCGCTATGGAGGTCATTCTCAGCGATTTCGGTATCTCCCAGTTCAGCCCTATCGTGGTTTCCTCGGTGACCGCGACTGTTGTCTCCCGCCATTTTATTGGTGACTTCTCAGCCTTTATTCTTCCGAGCTATGAGTTGGTCAGTGTCTTTGAAATGATTCCTTATTTCATCCTGGGCATCCTGTCCGCTTTTGTCGCCCTAGGGTTTATCTCAATCTTATACAAGACTGAAGATTTGTTCGAGACCCTGCGCATTCCGCCCCTGCTCAAGCCGATACTCGGCGGCCTTATCATCGGGGCTATTGGTATTTTCTTTCCCCATATATTCGGGGTTGGCTACGATACCATCAGCCTCGCCTTAAACGGCGAAATGCTCGGCTTCTTCATGCTCTTTCTGGTTGGCCTAAAAATCATCGCAACCTCCATCACTATCGGCTCCGGTGGTTCTGGAGGCGTCTTTGCCCCTTCGCTTTTTCTCGGTGCAAACCTTGGAGGTTTTGTCGGCAGCATTGTCCATAGCCTGGCCCCAAGCCTGACAGCCTCTCCTGGGGCCTATGCCCTGGTCGGCATGGGCGCAGTGGCTTCCGGTGCTATGCACGCCCCCATTACCTCGATTCTCATCATCTTTGAGCTGACCAATGATTATCGCATCATCCTACCGCTGATGATCGCCTGTATTATCAGCGTGCTCACCACCACCCGCCTGAAAAAAGACTCCATTTATACCCTCAAGCTCTCTCGCCGGGGAATTAATCTCTTTCAAGGCCAAGAGGTCAATGTCCTGCGCTCCTTGCAGGTCTCCAAGGTGATGAAAACAAACTTTGTACAGATCGCACCGGACACCTCTCTGCGAGAACTAATGGACCTGACGGTCAGTAGCCCGCACTCAAACTTTTTTGTGGTCAACGGCCAAGGGCAACTGATAGGTATTATATCAATTCACGATGTGCGCAGATTGATATATGAGTATGATGCGCTCGCTGGTCTTGTTCTTGCCTATGATCTCATGAAGCCGATCCAACAGTATTTTACCCAGACCGATACGCTGGATATCGTCATAAAGGCCCTGGGACAAATAAACATTGATGAATTCCCGGTGGTAAAAAACGAAAAGGATCTGCAACTCCTCGGCACCGTGGCAAAGGAGGATGTTATTGGTGCATATAATCAGGAAATGTTGAAACGGGATATGATCACCTCCGTGTCCAGGTCACTGAGTTCTACAGGAAAATTCAAACAGATTGAATTGACGGACGGGCAGATACTCTGCGAGCTTGAGGTTCCGGGGGCCTTCATAGGCAAAACTTTGCAGGAACTTAATCTTCGCAGCCGTTTCGGCACAGAAGTTATTATGATAAAACAAAATTTCAATACTGAAGTAAAAGAAAAACAGCACATCATGGTGCCTCGACCGGATTACCATTTCGCATTTGGAGACTCCATTCTCGTCATGGCTTCGCAGGAAAATGTGAAAAAGCTGAGAGAATCCCGATAA